The following proteins come from a genomic window of Malus domestica chromosome 02, GDT2T_hap1:
- the LOC103452818 gene encoding E3 ubiquitin-protein ligase ATL42-like: MSIWFLFLFAECFEKMIKISGFQDFDLPMFHSCLFVLLLNCVVFHVESQAPDVSSDEGNKYQSGVHMVIGVLSIMFSITFALLVYAKYCYRRVPVRQNSLLETGLISSSSRFSGIDKTVIEALPFFRFSSLKGSKEGLECAVCLSKFEDIEILRLLPKCKHAFHISCIDHWLEKHSSCPLCRHRVSSEDLTFDTFSDSMRVLSNNQSENRHDSSIDLFVQREEDRHSSSRFSVGRSFRKSKRVVEKEDELLIKEEAACSDVTKEDDKILHKHKHKIIFSALEFNNRWSNLSPSDLMFLNSEMLNTVSSNRFSPTRINDEQFLTAKATGNEEIMKIREEMEMKRLFENKVSTMNKNSSATNSIVPSTSDSTATSAHASSSTNLGEKRSMSEITALSRFGNLGSTNRTRDPSLLENNAKEERMRRLWMPIARRTVQSFANREKRCPRPLDV; this comes from the coding sequence ATGTCTATATGGttcctttttttgtttgcaGAATGCTTCGAAAAGATGATTAAAATCTCGGGTTTTCAAGATTTTGATCTTCCAATGTTTCATTCATGCTTGTTTGTTTTGCTTCTCAACTGTGTGGTCTTCCATGTTGAATCACAAGCCCCAGATGTGTCTTCTGATGAAGGAAATAAATATCAATCAGGTGTTCATATGGTTATCGGTGTTCTATCTATCATGTTTTCGATAACTTTTGCGCTCCTAGTGTATGCCAAATACTGCTATAGAAGAGTTCCTGTTCGACAAAACAGTCTCCTGGAAACAGGACTTATCAGTAGTAGCTCTCGGTTCTCTGGGATTGACAAGACAGTGATTGAGGCACTTCCCTTTTTCAGATTCTCTTCTCTCAAAGGGTCAAAGGAAGGTCTCGAATGCGCAGTCTGCCTATCGAAATTTGAAGATATTGAGATTCTCAGATTGCTTCCCAAATGCAAACATGCTTTTCACATCAGCTGCATTGATCACTGGCTGGAAAAGCACTCAAGCTGTCCTCTCTGCCGGCACAGGGTTAGCTCTGAGGATCTCACATTCGATACCTTCTCGGATAGCATGAGGGTCTTGTCGAATAACCAATCAGAGAATCGACATGACTCGAGCATAGATCTCTTTGTTCAGAGAGAGGAAGATCGCCACAGTTCTTCGAGATTCAGCGTAGGACGCAGCTTTCGAAAAAGCAAAAGGGTGGTCGAGAAGGAAGATGAATTGTTAATCAAGGAAGAAGCTGCTTGTAGTGATGTGACAAAAGAGGATGACAAAATCCTGCACAAGCACAAAcacaaaattattttttctGCTCTCGAGTTTAACAACAGATGGAGCAATCTGAGTCCATCTGATCTTATGTTCTTGAATTCGGAGATGCTCAACACGGTGTCAAGCAACAGATTCTCTCCCACAAGAATAAACGATGAGCAGTTTTTGACCGCGAAAGCAACGGGAAATGAGGAGATTATGAAGATcagggaggagatggagatgAAAAGATTGTTTGAGAACAAAGTTAGCACAATGAACAAAAACAGTTCGGCTACAAACTCAATTGTTCCCTCTACATCAGATAGTACAGCAACTTCAGCTCATGCATCGAGTTCTACGAATCTAGGAGAGAAAAGATCAATGTCCGAAATCACTGCTCTTTCGAGATTTGGGAACTTGGGCTCCACGAACAGGACTAGAGATCCTTCACTGCTCGAAAACAATGCGAAAGAGGAAAGAATGAGGCGGCTTTGGATGCCGATTGCCCGAAGAACAGTCCAGTCGTTTGCCAATAGAGAGAAAAGGTGTCCACGGCCCTTGGATGTATGA
- the LOC103452826 gene encoding ninja-family protein mc410-like: protein MFLNIFFFPITFCTKFYFSLRPLTLLCTKQLDLGLHHFSSNQGITFWNDCSLCWCQCGWGYLLNRIEDRKGLCSISIDSYSQSKKKKKMEDDNGLELSLGLSFGGSSAKAKGKNGASPNARAEEGDRSNKLVDHFKDFLHGGAQKQESSSSSQRSDSVKPKENFFNDLSKASVDADASMNLNGRGVWGANNNKSDETEEEKQTEAANKRKNLFDEMNHQKKHEREAHYSDMHDKTKASHISVTEDGSTAENEDVADSEVEGSSSVPNSQHVEGAKRFVGSGDSSDAQKEVRRFADSKVVDLNGLEGFNISSENEYKLGNMAYGSPFSVQSVKMMNMPYSLPTKESNSVGATTTSGHPMHGKMQAMPTVTGERTGTQPVNPKNLPVMFGYSPVQLPMFDKDNAWGAIPHAQQFHPAYAGRNPPNSAMMHVASYNSSDIAQYDGRMLERARGDSKKNVTEEDASSQAEEDTKISSANLRMKEVPDRPTAEDLSLDFSSIKPGIAADIKFEGSGSSPNLPWVSTKGQGPNGKTISGVTYRYSANQIRIVCACHGLHMSPEEFVRHASEEPSDPESGTGLATFPNGNPAASAQT from the exons atGTTTTTGaacatcttcttcttccccattaCATTTTGTACCAAATTTTACTTCTCTCTCCGCCCCCTCACTCTTCTCTGCACCAAGCAGCTCGATTTAGGGCTTCATCATTTCTCTTCGAATCAAG GAATCACTTTTTGGAATGATTGTTCTTTGTGTTGGTGTCAGTGTGGTTGGGGATATCTTCTGAATAGAATAGAGGATCGGAAAGGGTTATGCTCGATTTCTATTGACAGTTATTCtcagtccaaaaaaaaaaaaaaaatggaggatGATAATGGACTTGAACTTAGTTTGGGTCTCTCTTTTGGTGGATCATCTGCCAAAGCCAAGGGTAAAAATGGTGCTTCCCCAAATGCTAGAGCAGAAGAAGGTGATAGAAGCAACAAACTAGTGGATCATTTTAAGGACTTTCTTCATGGTGGGGCTCAAAAACAAGAATCTAGTAGTAGCTCTCAAAGAAGTGATTCAGTGAAACCTAAAGAAAACTTCTTCAATGACCTTTCCAAGGCCAGTGTTGATGCTGATGCATCAATGAACTTGAACGGGAGAGGAGTCTGGGGTGCAAACAATAACAAGTCTGATGAAACAGAGGAGGAGAAACAGACTGAGGCTGCTAATAAACGCAAGAATTTGTTTGACGAGATGAACCATCAAAAGAAGCATGAGAGAGAAGCTCATTACTCTGATATGCATGACAAGACAAAAGCATCACACATTTCCGTTACAGAAGATGGCTCAACTGCTGAAAATGAAGACGTGGCAGATTCTGAAGTGGAGGGTTCATCCTCAGTGCCAAATTCTCAACATGTTGAGGGTGCCAAGCGATTTGTTGGATCTGGTGACTCTTCTGATGCTCAGAAGGAAGTTCGCAGGTTTGCTGATTCCAAGGTTGTGGACCTAAATGGACTGGAGGGGTTTAATATCTCATCAGAAAATGAATACAAGCTTGGGAATATGGCGTATGGGAGTCCATTCTCAGTGCAATCAGTAAAGATGATGAACATGCCTTATTCTCTCCCGACAAAGGAATCTAATTCAGTTGGTGCGACCACCACATCAGGACATCCAATGCATGGGAAGATGCAGGCGATGCCTACGGTTACTGGTGAGCGAACAGGGACTCAACCTGTGAATCCTAAAAACTTGCCAGTTATGTTTGGCTATTCACCTGTCCAGCTCCCAATGTTTGATAAAGATAATGCCTGGGGTGCGATTCCTCATGCTCAACAATTCCATCCTGCCTATGCTGGCAGAAATCCTCCTAACTCAG CTATGATGCATGTCGCTTCATATAATTCATCTGATATTGCACAATATGATGGGAGGATGTTAGAACGGGCGAGAGGTGATAGCAAAAAGAATGTCACTGAAGAGGACGCATCTTCTCAGGCAGAAGAAGACACAAAAATAAGCAGCGCGAACCTCAGGATGAAAGAGGTACCTGACCGCCCAACGGCAGAGGACTTATCTCTTGATTTTTCATCTATAAAGCCAGGTATTGCTGCAGACATAAAATTTGAGGGATCTGGTTCCTCCCCGAATCTACCATGGGTTTCTACCAAAGGTCAAGGCCCCAATGGTAAGACAATTTCTGGTGTAACTTACCGATACAGCGCAAACCAAATCAGAATAGTTTGTGCTTGCCATGGCTTGCACATGTCCCCTGAAGAGTTTGTTCGTCATGCGAGCGAAGAGCCTTCTGATCCAGAAAGCGGCACTGGTTTGGCAACATTTCCAAATGGGAATCCCGCTGCCTCAGCTCAGACCTGA
- the LOC103449544 gene encoding E3 ubiquitin-protein ligase ATL42, with product MIRILGQSQNFKFPKFHSSLIGFLLLSFLVFHVEAQPTGIEYSTDEQLNFQPSVALVIGVLAIFFLLTFVLLVYVKFCHRSAYVVGNNHLRSTGLVTASARFSGIDKTVIEALPFFKFSSLKGSKEGLECAVCLSKFEDIEILRLLPKCKHAFHISCIDYWLEKHSSCPLCRHRVSSEDLTSITYSNSMRWINQSERRQDSNIELFVQREEDHSGSSRFSVGSSFRKVENVIDDELLIQEVADVTEEGQKVLHKHKHKIVVSDLEFKNRWSNVSSADLLFLNSEMLNTMSSDRFSFRDLNDEQFSPTKATGNQEIVKIREEMEMKRLFEDKFSTMSEHSSALVPSASVSIETSAHASSSVNQGEKRSMSEITGLSRFGNLGSKNRTRELSLLENNAKEERMRRLWLPIARRTVHWFANREKRSPQPQRPLDV from the coding sequence ATGATTAGAATTTTGGGTCagtctcaaaatttcaaatttccaaaGTTTCATTCAAGTTTGATTGGTTTTTTGCTTCTGAGTTTTCTGGTGTTCCATGTAGAAGCACAACCTACAGGCATAGAATATTCTACTGATGAACAACTAAATTTTCAACCAAGTGTTGCTTTGGTGATTGGAGTTCTAGCAATCTTCTTTTTACTGACTTTTGTCCTCCTTGTATATGTGAAATTCTGCCACAGAAGCGCTTATGTGGTAGGAAACAACCATCTCCGGTCAACAGGACTTGTCACCGCAAGCGCTCGATTTTCCGGTATTGACAAGACAGTGATTGAGGCCCTtccctttttcaaattttcttcacTGAAAGGGTCGAAAGAAGGCCTCGAATGCGCAGTCTGCCTGTCGAAATTCGAAGATATTGAAATCCTCAGGCTGCTTCCCAAATGCAAACATGCTTTTCACATCAGCTGCATTGATTACTGGCTTGAAAAGCACTCAAGCTGTCCTCTCTGCAGGCACAGGGTTAGTTCTGAGGACTTAACTTCCATTACCTACTCAAACAGCATGAGGTGGATTAATCAATCAGAGCGCCGCCAGGACTCGAACATAGAGCTCTTTGTTCAGAGAGAGGAGGATCACAGCGGTTCTTCAAGATTCAGTGTAGGAAGCAGCTTTCGAAAAGTTGAAAATGTGATTGATGACGAACTGTTGATCCAAGAAGTTGCTGATGTGACAGAGGAAGGTCAGAAAGTCCTGCACAAGCACAAGCACAAAATTGTTGTTTCGGATCTTGAGTTTAAGAACAGATGGAGCAATGTGAGTTCCGCTGACCTCCTGTTCTTGAATTCTGAGATGCTTAACACGATGTCAAGCGATAGGTTCTCTTTCAGAGATTTAAATGATGAGCAGTTTTCGCCCACGAAAGCAACAGGAAATCAGGAGATTGTGAAGATtagggaggagatggagatgAAGAGATTGTTTGAGGACAAATTTAGTACAATGAGTGAACATAGTTCAGCTTTGGTTCCTTCTGCTTCAGTTAGCATAGAGACGTCAGCTCATGCCTCAAGTTCTGTGAATCAAGGCGAGAAAAGATCCATGTCCGAAATCACTGGTCTTTCGAGATTTGGGAATTTGGGTTCTAAGAACAGGACTAGAGAGCTTTCTCTGCTTGAAAACAATGCAAAGGAGGAAAGAATGAGGCGGCTTTGGTTGCCGATTGCCAGAAGAACAGTCCACTGGTTTGCCAACAGAGAGAAAAGGTCTCCACAGCCTCAACGGCCTTTAGATGTATAA